The Nitrospirota bacterium genome segment TACAAGGAGGCGGTCTTCCTGTCGGACAAGATGTTCGGAACGTTCCGCGACCTGCTCGCCAAGAAGGGAATGGTCCTCCTGACCCTGGGTCCCTTTGGAGGCATTTACATCTTCACGCAGAAGCCGCTTCACAAGCTCAGCGACATTGCCGGCGAAAAAGCGTGGGTATGGGCGGGTGATCCCCTCGCGGAGGCGATCTACAAGGAGCTTGCCGTCGTAACCCCCGTTCCCCTCCCCGTGATCGAGGTTCTCACCGCCCTCCAGACCGGGCTCGTCAATTCCTTCTACATCAATCCTCTCGGCGCCATCGCGTTCCAGTGGTACCCCTACGCCAAGTACATCGTTGACACTCCGCTCACCATGGCCACCAGCGGGTTCGTGGTCGATCAGAAGACCTGGGACAAGGTGAAGCCCGAGGATCGAGCTTTCATCAATCAGAGGGCCCAGGAGCTCATGGTCCGACTGGGCGAGCAGGTGGAGCGCGAGAACGAGAAGGCGCTCCTCGGTCTGAAGAAGAAGGGGGTCCAGTTCACCAAGATGGATCCGCAGGGCCAGGAGGAAATGATGGCCAAGATGGAAACCGTGCATCAGAAACTGGTCGGCGTGCTCTACCCCAAGCCCCTCCTCGAACAGGTTCAAGCCAGTCTCAAGGGCTACCGGTCCGGTAAGCCTTGACCCCGCCCCCAAATCCGTGGACGAGTGGACAAGTGGGCAGGTGATCGAGAGACCATGACCCTCCCACTTGGGCACTTGACCCCTGGATCGCTCGACCACGCCTCCCGATGAAAACGCTAAACCGCTTGACGGCCGGCATCTGCAAGGTGGAAAGCTTTCTCGTTTTCGCCCTCCTCCTCATCATGGTGTGCCTTTCCTTCTGGCAG includes the following:
- the dctP gene encoding TRAP transporter substrate-binding protein DctP; its protein translation is MSCSDARRLILSIGGRAAAAILLALALSVGTRPARAEDLRIKMAILPPEGTTWGQFVKETADQIGKDTQGRIKITLFAGGTMGDEPDVVRKLRLGQVQAAGLTGMGLGMIASEIRVIELPLLLKEYKEAVFLSDKMFGTFRDLLAKKGMVLLTLGPFGGIYIFTQKPLHKLSDIAGEKAWVWAGDPLAEAIYKELAVVTPVPLPVIEVLTALQTGLVNSFYINPLGAIAFQWYPYAKYIVDTPLTMATSGFVVDQKTWDKVKPEDRAFINQRAQELMVRLGEQVERENEKALLGLKKKGVQFTKMDPQGQEEMMAKMETVHQKLVGVLYPKPLLEQVQASLKGYRSGKP